In one window of Drosophila mauritiana strain mau12 chromosome X, ASM438214v1, whole genome shotgun sequence DNA:
- the LOC117148489 gene encoding nose resistant to fluoxetine protein 6 — MMEHFGVLAVALLIATVGAQDTSSNYLLTGHSTPLASSFAHQFFTLASQSAELANRTNTQVIQTYEDRTYDDELCDRDINLIRDSINNLEEWALEFPDTWGRLPMGLFWGHTISMGQYEECVAASSTHTTEIRGQYCLASLNITTFYQSVKKRGEEFSRISYKQTDPEVFELGICVPKTCSAAKTEKLLKYAITHFYGQDVMESDYTMVTEARCKYDAPIELRGIDIFAIIFFSLIIFFMVASSVYDYIQTRKGAPKKPLLIAFSVLTNAPKIFTVKKVNNPNVIHCLNGLRCFSMMWVVFGHGYMTFYDLPHINKNKFYTWVQTPYSMLVQNGSLCVDTFFFMSGLLMCWGAFREMERTKGKLNIPMMYFHRYIRLTPVVAVVVLYIMSLYKYSGAGPMWFKLGTQDKRCADTWWATLIYVQNYAFPYSICISQSWYLAVDTQLYFLSPLFLIPLWKWGKKALVPIVIVLILCLGGTFATFMLNDFTLFRVQDDHVDLRQRLTYYPTHTRIPTWLIGVIFGYFLFTRNRGRQIPMSKPLVLTGWFVAFGTMLACMWGPYWRILPDTPDSPLIEGAFFEPLSRTSWALAIGWIVWACYNGHGGLVNDFLSWGFFTGFSRLCYCMYVIHRIVQLVNAARLQTDTHFSNYDAILRWWHDFGITLTASIFATLAFEAPILGIEKAIFGKPAPKKPSPGELAKAAPVAATSASPEPEPEAKPEPVEGTKTEIAPVPTNEENPSKA; from the exons ATGATGGAGCATTTCGGTGTCCTGGCAGTCGCGCTGCTGATCGCGACTGTCGGTGCCCAGGATACTTCGTCCAACTACCTGCTCACCGGTCACTCCACTCCGCTGGCCAGCAGCTTTGCCCACCAGTTCTTCACCTTGGCCTCACAAAGCGCCGAGCTCGCCAATAGGACGAACACCCAGGTGATTCAGACCTACGAGGATCGCACCTACGACGATGAGCTCTGCGATCGGGATATCAACCTTATCAGGGATTCAATCAACAACTTGGAGGAGTGGGCTCTGGAAT TTCCCGACACATGGGGTCGTTTGCCCATGGGTCTCTTCTGGGGACACACCATCAGCATGGGTCAGTACGAGGAGTGCGTAGCAGCAAGCTCTACCCACACCACGGAGATCCGTGGACAGTACTGCTTGGCTAGTTTGAACATAACCACGTTTTATCAATCGGTTAAGAAGCGCGGCGAAGAGTTCTCCCGTATTAGCTACAAGCAAACAGATCCGGAGGTCTTTGAGCTTGGCATTTGTGTTCCCAAGACATGCAGTGCTGCAAAGACCGAAAAATTGCTCAAGTACGCCATCACCCACTTTTATGGACAGGATGTGATGGAATCAGACTACACAATGGTGACGGAAGCGCGCTGCAAGTACGATGCACCCATCGAGCTGCGCGGCATTGACATATTCGCGAT CATTTTCTTCTCGCTGATCATCTTCTTCATGGTTGCGAGCAGTGTGTACGATTATATTCAGACCCGCAAAGGAG CCCCCAAAAAACCCCTGCTGATTGCGTTTTCTGTTCTAACAAATGCCCCCAAGATTTTCACCGTGAAGAAGGTGAACAATCCCAATGTGATTCACTGCCTAAATGGACTACGTTGCTTCAGCATGATGTGGGTGGTATTTGGCCACGGCTACATGACCTTCTACGATCTGCCACACATCAACAAGAACAAGTTCTACACCTGGGTGCAGACCCCCTATTCGATGTTGGTCCAGAACGGCTCTCTCTGCGTGGACACCTTCTTCTTCATGTCCGGTCTGCTGATGTGCTGGGGTGCCTTCCGCGAAATGGAGCGCACCAAGGGCAAGCTAAACATCCCGATGATGTATTTCCATCGCTACATTCGACTTACGCCGGTGGTGGCCGTCGTCGTTCTGTACATTATGTCGCTGTATAAGTACTCGGGCGCCGGACCCATGTGGTTCAAGCTGGGCACCCAGGATAAGAGGTGTGCCGACACCTGGTGGGCTACACTGATCTACGTCCAGAACTATGCCTTCCCCTACAGCATT TGCATATCTCAATCGTGGTATTTGGCCGTAGACACCCAGCTGTACTTCCTTTCGCCTCTGTTCCTCATTCCGCTGTGGAAATGGGGCAAGAAGGCCTTGGTGCCCATCGTGATCGTATTGATCTTGTGCTTGGGTGGAACCTTCGCCACCTTTATGTTGAATGACTTTACGCTTTTCCGCGTGCAGGACGATCATGTGGATTTGCGACAGCGGTTGACTTACTATCCAACGCACACTCGAATTCCCACTTGGTTGATTGGCGTGATCTTTGGGTACTTCCTGTTTACCCGTAACCGTGGACGCCAAATTCCGATGTCCAAGCCACTGGTCCTGACCGGCTGGTTCGTGGCCTTCGGAACGATGTTGGCCTGCATGTGGGGACCCTACTGGCGCATACTGCCGGATACTCCCGACTCGCCCCTGATCGAAGGCGCATTCTTTGAGCCCCTGAGCAGAACGTCGTGGGCTCTGGCCATCGGCTGGATTGTTTGGGCCTGCTACAATGGTCACGGCGGTCTGGTCAATGACTTCTTGTCCTGGGGCTTCTTCACGGGCTTCAGCCGACTGTGTTACTGTATGTACGTCATTCATCGCATTGTCCAGCTGGTCAACGCCGCTCGTCTACAGACAGACACCCACTTCTCCAACTACGATGCG ATCCTCCGCTGGTGGCACGACTTTGGCATCACCCTCACCGCCTCGATCTTCGCCACGTTGGCCTTCGAGGCACCCATTTTGGGCATCGAGAAGGCCATATTCGGCAAGCCGGCGCCCAAGAAGCCGTCTCCCGGAGAGCTGGCCAAGGCTGCCCCGGTGGCAGCTACTTCTGCTTCCCCTGAACCGGAACCGGAAGCCAAGCCCGAGCCCGTCGAGGGGACCAAGACGGAAATAGCGCCCGTTCCCACCAACGAAGAGAATCCATCCAAGGCCTAG